In a single window of the Streptacidiphilus sp. P02-A3a genome:
- a CDS encoding ISAs1 family transposase, which translates to MPAPASSLIPTVLDQLRDQLPVEPDEYPGLLERLGEVPDPRAAHGIRHALVFVLALAASAVLTGATSLLAISEWANDAPQAVLAALGGNFDVLTARHPVPDEATPRRVLACVDGDALDQAVCRWLADRHPTTPQTSGLRGIAVDGKSLRGAARAAGRKIHLLAALDHTSGLVLAQLDVGEKTNEITCFKPLLETVADLADAVVTSDALHTQREHATYLTARGAHYIVIAKGNQKKLRKQLKALPWKEIPLQDRTRATGHGRSEIRRIKVCTVNNLLFPGARQAIQLKRRRVHRKSGKVTLHTVYAVTDLTAEQANPAQLAALIRGHWSVESLHHVRDTTFAEDASQLRTRNAPRAMATWRNLAIGALRLAGTTNIAAGLRHNARNAHRPLTILGIT; encoded by the coding sequence GTGCCTGCACCTGCATCCTCCCTGATTCCTACTGTTCTTGACCAGCTCCGCGATCAGCTGCCCGTGGAGCCGGACGAGTATCCTGGCCTGCTGGAACGTCTGGGCGAGGTCCCCGATCCGCGAGCTGCGCACGGGATACGACACGCTCTTGTCTTCGTCCTCGCGCTCGCCGCGTCGGCCGTGCTGACCGGCGCGACCTCGCTCCTGGCGATCAGCGAGTGGGCCAACGACGCCCCGCAGGCCGTCCTGGCCGCCCTCGGCGGAAACTTCGACGTACTGACCGCACGTCACCCGGTACCGGACGAGGCAACCCCGCGACGGGTCCTGGCCTGTGTCGACGGCGACGCCCTCGACCAGGCCGTCTGCCGCTGGCTCGCCGACCGCCACCCCACAACGCCGCAGACCAGCGGCCTGCGCGGGATCGCGGTCGACGGCAAGAGCCTGCGCGGAGCCGCCCGCGCCGCAGGCCGCAAGATCCACCTCCTCGCCGCCCTCGACCACACCAGCGGCCTGGTCCTGGCCCAGCTCGACGTCGGCGAGAAGACCAATGAAATCACCTGCTTCAAACCGCTCCTGGAGACCGTCGCCGACCTCGCCGACGCGGTGGTCACCAGCGACGCACTCCACACCCAGCGCGAGCACGCCACCTACCTGACCGCACGCGGGGCGCACTACATCGTGATCGCGAAAGGGAACCAGAAGAAGCTCCGCAAGCAGCTCAAAGCCCTTCCCTGGAAGGAGATCCCGCTGCAGGACCGCACTCGCGCAACCGGCCACGGCCGCAGCGAGATCCGCCGCATCAAGGTCTGCACCGTGAACAACCTGCTCTTCCCCGGCGCCCGCCAGGCCATCCAGCTCAAGCGCCGCCGCGTGCACCGCAAATCCGGGAAAGTCACCCTCCACACCGTCTACGCGGTCACCGACCTGACCGCGGAACAGGCAAACCCCGCCCAGCTGGCGGCCCTGATCCGCGGCCACTGGTCAGTCGAATCCCTGCACCACGTGAGGGACACCACCTTCGCCGAGGACGCCTCGCAACTCCGGACCCGCAACGCACCCCGCGCCATGGCCACCTGGCGCAACCTCGCCATCGGCGCCCTCCGACTCGCCGGCACCACCAACATCGCCGCCGGCCTACGACACAACGCCCGCAACGCCCACCGACCCCTCACCATCCTCGGGATCACATGA
- a CDS encoding IS481 family transposase, with the protein MPHRNAPLTETGRLRLARCVVDDGWPLRRAAERFQVSATTAKRWADRYRELGEAGMSDRSSRPHHSPRQTPTRTERRIIKIRVLRRWGPARIAFLLRLDPATVHRVLTRYRLARLTHLDRATGRVVRRYEHSAPGELVHVDIKKLGNIPDGGGHKTLGRQAGRKHRAGVGYSYLHNAVDDHSRLAYSEILTDEKQETATAFWTRAQAFFAQTGITVRRVLTDNGSCYRSRLWRDALAQAGITHKRTRPYRPQTNGKVERFNRTLLEEWAYARPYRTEQERRDAYPGWLHAYNHHRGHTALKGQPPASRVTNLTGQYS; encoded by the coding sequence ATGCCACACCGTAACGCACCTCTGACCGAGACCGGACGGCTGCGCCTGGCCCGCTGCGTGGTGGACGACGGCTGGCCGTTGCGGCGTGCGGCCGAGCGCTTCCAGGTCTCCGCGACTACGGCCAAGCGCTGGGCCGACCGCTACCGCGAACTGGGCGAGGCCGGCATGAGCGACCGCTCCTCGCGCCCGCACCACAGCCCGCGCCAGACCCCGACCCGCACCGAGCGCCGGATCATCAAGATCCGCGTCCTGCGCCGCTGGGGCCCGGCCCGGATCGCGTTCCTGCTGCGGCTGGACCCCGCCACCGTGCACCGCGTCCTGACCCGCTACCGCCTCGCGCGGCTGACCCACCTCGACCGTGCCACCGGCCGGGTGGTCCGACGCTACGAGCACAGCGCACCAGGCGAGTTGGTGCACGTGGACATCAAGAAGCTCGGCAACATCCCCGACGGCGGCGGCCACAAGACCCTGGGGCGCCAGGCCGGCCGCAAGCACCGAGCCGGCGTCGGCTACAGCTACCTGCACAACGCCGTCGACGACCACTCCCGCCTGGCCTACAGCGAGATCCTCACCGACGAGAAGCAGGAGACCGCCACCGCGTTCTGGACCCGCGCCCAGGCATTCTTCGCCCAGACCGGGATCACCGTCCGGCGCGTGCTGACCGACAACGGCTCCTGCTACCGCTCCCGCCTCTGGCGCGACGCACTCGCCCAGGCCGGCATCACCCACAAACGCACCCGCCCCTACCGGCCGCAGACCAACGGCAAGGTCGAGCGCTTCAACCGCACCCTGCTCGAGGAATGGGCCTACGCAAGGCCCTACCGAACCGAGCAGGAACGACGCGACGCCTACCCCGGCTGGCTGCACGCCTACAATCACCACCGCGGACACACCGCCCTGAAAGGCCAACCACCCGCGAGCCGCGTCACCAACCTCACGGGTCAGTACAGCTAG
- a CDS encoding 5'-3' exonuclease, which produces MTVPATRLMLLDSASLYFRAFFGMPDSLRSPDGQPVNAVRGLLEFITRLVHDHSPTDLVACWDADWRPQWRVDLIPSYKTHRLAADAAAAEGAEEVPDQLSPQVPVIEAVLDAIGIARVGVPGYEADDVIGTLATRATGPVDVVTGDRDLFQLVDDARGVRVLYPIKGVGTLQHTDEALLVEKYGVTGAQYVDFAVLRGDPSDGLPGVPGIGEKTAAKLIAQFRTLADIQAAALTPDAKLSPTQRKRLTEATPYLAVAPKVVAVATDVPLPTFDPTLPHEPLDPITLEHLTDRWGLATPVKRLLDTLAEANSQSS; this is translated from the coding sequence ATGACCGTTCCCGCCACCCGGCTGATGCTGCTGGACTCCGCCAGCCTCTACTTCCGCGCCTTCTTCGGCATGCCCGACTCGCTCCGCTCCCCCGACGGGCAGCCGGTCAACGCGGTGCGCGGGCTGCTGGAGTTCATCACCCGCCTGGTCCACGACCACTCCCCGACCGACCTGGTGGCCTGCTGGGACGCCGACTGGCGGCCGCAGTGGCGGGTGGACCTGATCCCGAGCTACAAGACCCACCGACTCGCGGCCGACGCCGCCGCGGCCGAAGGCGCGGAGGAGGTCCCGGACCAGCTGTCACCGCAGGTCCCGGTGATCGAGGCGGTACTGGACGCGATCGGCATCGCCCGCGTCGGCGTCCCCGGCTACGAGGCGGACGACGTCATCGGCACCCTCGCCACCCGGGCAACCGGCCCGGTCGACGTGGTCACCGGCGACCGGGACCTGTTCCAGCTGGTGGACGACGCGCGCGGGGTGCGGGTCCTCTACCCGATCAAGGGCGTCGGGACCCTCCAGCACACCGACGAGGCCCTCCTGGTGGAGAAGTACGGCGTCACCGGCGCCCAGTACGTCGACTTCGCCGTCCTGCGCGGCGACCCCAGCGACGGCCTCCCCGGCGTCCCCGGCATCGGCGAGAAGACCGCCGCCAAACTCATCGCCCAGTTCCGCACCCTCGCCGACATCCAAGCCGCCGCACTCACCCCCGACGCCAAACTCTCCCCCACCCAACGCAAACGCCTCACCGAAGCCACCCCCTACCTCGCCGTCGCCCCCAAAGTCGTCGCCGTCGCCACCGACGTCCCCCTCCCCACCTTCGACCCCACCCTCCCCCACGAACCCCTCGACCCCATCACCCTCGAACACCTCACCGACCGCTGGGGCCTCGCCACCCCCGTCAAACGCCTCCTCGACACCCTCGCCGAAGCCAACTCGCAGAGTTCGTGA